The nucleotide window AGCAAGGACGTGGACATCATCCTCCGGCGCCTCGGGCAGCATCGCATGGCCGACAAAGATGACATCAGTCTCATGGTGTTCACCCTCGATGACCTCATCAGCACACTGACCTACATGGACTGGCAGCCAGGATGGAAACAGCTGGAACCCCATTTTTAAACaactatattgtttttaaacaacTATATTGCAATCTTGTATAAActtataaaacaacaacaaacaactaCTCAATTTACTACATTTGTTACAAActattaaaaactattaaattatAAACCACCAACtttcaataaaaaacaattatttacctTCAATTTCTATTTCAATCTGAGCAGGCTGTCCTGAACTGCTCACACCtttctgttttctctttttttattattattaatatttttttcctcttacccTGCTGTCTCCACGTGCATTGAAGCTCCTCAGTGGCGATCCATCCCTAGGACCTCTGTCAGCCACTAtactaaataatttaaactaTTTGTAGTATATGCAGTGGGTGGTACTAGTGGGTATGCCCACAGACGTACTGCGCATGCACCACCTGTTCATGTTGAAGTTCGTGTGTACTGATTAAAGTGAGGAGTCTATGACTAAACTCTGTTGTGTGTGCATTATTGCTAATGAGACAAACAAAGCATACAACACatataatgtttaaattgtCATTTTCTTTACTGTAACAAAACTGCAGAATCTCCATCaacaaattgtaaataaaataaattacaaagtaaTGAAGGCTTATTAAAGTGTACTACAATAACCACAATACAGTTTAAAGCCTGATGTGAAGCTGCAATTGGATCTCtttgtgaactttttttttttaattacacaataGTTGTACagttaaaaatattatgttgTTACAGTGTGGTCTTATTTACagttgattattttacagtcaatgtttttgtcttaactttttatgttgtgtatttagggcccaagcactatgaaaTTAGCCCtattgtttttctaaggattataatttttcttttttaaagccccaagcactatgacattaGCACGATAATGCATGATAATGTCATTGTTATTATGTAAAGAACTGGCAGGTTTTTAGTTTGGTTGGCTGCCACTTGTGCGAGTGGCACAACAGCAACATGAAATTTGTGCATGTTAAAAGCCTccatctgcctttttctccaaactgtaagcaaattagtctcaaacccagtCATTACCCACGCTTATCTAATAAAATATCTGAAAGGAGCTAAACCCTATGTGAATGCACAGGCGTTGGCCCAGCCCGGACCAGCTCATATGCCTTCCTCATCTATCCATTTGAAGATGTTCCTCTCCTGGATTTTAGACTCAACCATAACCCAGTACTTGAAGGCACTAGTGAAACAGGGTCTCTCTGAGAgtttcaagatgttttttttttccaagccaTCACACAGTATAGACCAGCTTCTGCATAAGGCTATGGAAGGTGATCACCATGAGCTGTATGTCATCTTCATTGGCCATATGGTGCTGCCCGTGGCACCGAAGGATGATTTCCACATCGTCGCTCAGCACGCGCTCTGCCACCTGCATGGAGATGTGCCACGGCACATCCTCGTCCTTCATCCCATGGATGAGACGCACGGGGCAGGTGATGGGGATGGGGCCATTCAGCAAGCGGTGGTTCTCTGCTTCCTTCAGCAAGTCCATGCTAACAGTGTACACACCTTCATTGTTGCTTTTGGTTGGGATCGTCCACACGCCCTGGTCTTCTACCTCCTTTCTTTTCTGTTGCATGGAGAATGAAAGAAATGAGGCGTTACCACAGATATCTAGAAAAGACCGGATCTGATATTTTAGTCACCTTTTCTATTtctagttttctttttaaagctgCCCCCTGTATAGAATGCACACACTTTTCATCTCTAttacaaacaaatgtaaaaaaattttttttaaacattaatttgaAGTCAGTGTGGAGCTGAAAACCTGCAGAGGAAGTGATTTAAATGCTGTAAGAAAATGATCAGCTGCCGTTGAAATGCCCAAGAGAGCTTTGACCTTCTCAGGGCGAGCGATAGCGACGAGCAGCATCAGCCAGCTACCCATGCCGGAGCCAACCAGAACCtacacgtaaaaaaaaaaaaaaattatatataaaatatatacactcactgattcaagctgatagaagagcaactttgactaaaataaccactcgttacaaccgaggtatgcagcaaatcatttgtgaagccacaacacgcacaaactTGAGGCGAATGGggttacaacagcagaagaccccaccgggtaccactcatctccactacaaataggaaaaagaggctacaatttgcatgagctcaccaaaattggacagttgaagactggaaaaatattgcctggtctaatgagtctcgatttcttttgagacattcaaatggtagagtcagaatttggcgtaaacagaaagagaacatggatccatcatgccttgttaccactgtgcaggctgctggtggtggtgtaatggtgtgggggatgttttcttggcagaCTTTAGGCTCCTTAGTGTCAAttgggcatcatttaaatgccatgagctacctgagcattgtttctgaccatgtccatccctttatgaccaccatgtacccattctctgatggctacttccagcaggataatgcaccatgtcacaaagctcgaattatttcaaattggtttcttgaacatgacaatgagttcactgtactaaaatggcccccacagtcaccagatctcaacccaatagagcatctttgggatgtggtggaacgggagcttcgtgccctggatgtgcatcccacaaatctccatcaactgcaagatgctatcctatcaatatgggccaacatttctaaagaatgctttcagcaccttgttgaatcaatgccacgtagaattaaggcagttctgaaggcaaaagggggtcctaataatcctttatgtgagtgtatatatatatatatatatataatatacacacagaTAAGTCAtatcattatgaaaaatattGAGTATTGAGTAACATTTGCTccgcatcagtgagccttggccgccCATTATGCTGTCACTGGTTTTTCTTTCCTTGGGccatttggcccttgtcaaagtcactcacaTCCTTACACtcgaccatttttttttttttcaaacacatCAACGTCTGGGACAGATGGTTTACTTGCTGCcttatagaaataaaagagaTGCTGTAGCTTAAactgctgaaaaggttaatgctgggtTCCAAGGTCTCAGAAGACACAGTTTGTCACTGTTTTGGTGGAAAATGAggaacctactcaatattagaggggtgcacatactttgcattcattatcttattatacatctgagcagctgAGTGTTAAAGGCCTTGTGAGAatttttttcacagaataaatGACCTCACTAATTGAACTCCAGACTGCTAATAATTTGAACATGTCCCTTTCAATTAGTTATTCAATTCTGTTAGTTATGGAtctgttagtttttttattactttactacaactactactaaACTATTTTGCCAGGCAGAAATATAATTCCTACCAAAAACAGGGATTGATCAGTCCAAGTAATGTTGGACTGCTATATATTACGGAATTATACCAAAACCAACATTCAGTCATTTGCAGCAAAATAAG belongs to Clarias gariepinus isolate MV-2021 ecotype Netherlands chromosome 2, CGAR_prim_01v2, whole genome shotgun sequence and includes:
- the LOC128543385 gene encoding palmitoyl-protein thioesterase ABHD10, mitochondrial-like, producing MAAVALTQCRRRALQALGYGAVRLLSPTCLQGVRQMFSKVQYISRPDLPKLAYRKVERLSPGVMFLPGYGSSMNERKAVALGDFCMLFSHSYLRFDYSGHGASEGVFSEGTIGSWKKDVLFMLDEVAEGPQVLVGSGMGSWLMLLVAIARPEKVKALLGISTAADHFLTAFKSLPLQKRKEVEDQGVWTIPTKSNNEGVYTVSMDLLKEAENHRLLNGPIPITCPVRLIHGMKDEDVPWHISMQVAERVLSDDVEIILRCHGQHHMANEDDIQLMVITFHSLMQKLVYTV